From Carya illinoinensis cultivar Pawnee chromosome 5, C.illinoinensisPawnee_v1, whole genome shotgun sequence, one genomic window encodes:
- the LOC122309930 gene encoding glutamate receptor 3.2-like isoform X2, with translation MNLVWHVSIFVLCTGAFSAEAFIPDVVKVGAIFTFSTINGKVARVAMKAAEDDVNSDPSILGGRKLSILLHDSNFSGFLGIMGALKYMETDTVAILGPQNAVMAHVLSHIANELHVPLLSFTALDPTLSPLQYPYFIQTAPNDQFQMTAIADMISYFGWGEVVAVFSDDDQSRNGVIALGDKLAERRCKISYKAALPPDPTATRREVKDQLVKVRMMEARVIVLHTFYKTGLLVFDEAQNLGMMETGYVWIATTWLSTVLDSTSPLSSKTANSIQGVLTLSPHTPDSESKRSFISQWHNLSNGSIGLNPYGLYAYDTVRMLARAIKLFFDQGGTMSFSNITSLSQMRGGALNLGALSIFDGGKQLLNNILQTNMTEILYARPPNRSISSQQLDSVVWPGGTTKKPRGWVFPNNGKQLRIGVPNRVSYSNFVLLSSVNGTDKVQGYCVDVFLAAINLLPYAVPHMFIPFGDGHKNPNFNELVNMVATNAFDAAVGDIAIVTNRTKSVDFTQPYIESGLVVVAPIKKFSRAWAFLRPFTPWMWVVTAAFFLIVGTVVWILEHRINDDFRGPPKKQLVTIMWFSFSTMFFAHRENTVSTLGRIVLIIWLFVVLIINSSYTASLTSILTAQQLSSPITGIDALVTSNEPIGFQVGSFAENYLTDELNIPKSRLVALGSPEECAVALERGTVAAVVDEQPYMELFLSDHCRFSVRGQEFTKSGWGFAFPRDSPLAVDMSTAILSLSENGELQRIHNKWLSRKACASQPTDPVADKFELQSFLGLFLICGIAFFLALIVYFCLIMRQYARHVPEETDPSSRAGSSRSARLQTFLSFADEKEEVWKSKSKRKRKDMYNYGNGNEDEFRNSSRGTEASWERREMHEI, from the exons ATGAATCTGGTTTGGCATGTGTCAATTTTCGTTCTTTGTACTGGAGCATTCTCAGCGGAGGCTTTCATACCTGATGTTGTAAAAGTTGGAGCTATTTTCACATTTAGCACTATCAATGGGAAAGTAGCGAGGGTTGCCATGAAGGCTGCTGAGGATGATGTAAATTCCGATCCGAGCATTCTTGGTGGACGCAAATTGTCTATACTTCTGCATGATTCCAACTTCAGTGGATTTCTTGGCATCATGGGAG CATTAAAGTACATGGAGACTGATACCGTAGCTATACTGGGTCCACAAAATGCTGTAATGGCTCATGTACTCTCACATATTGCAAATGAACTTCATGTCCCATTATTGTCATTCACGGCACTGGACCCTACCCTCTCGCCCCTGCAATACCCCTACTTCATTCAAACAGCGCCCAATGATCAATTCCAGATGACTGCGATTGCAGATATGATTAGTTACTTTGGTTGGGGAGAGGTTGTTGCAGTTTTTAGTGATGATGATCAGAGCCGAAATGGTGTTATTGCTTTAGGTGATAAACTTGCAGAAAGACGCTGCAAAATTTCTTATAAAGCAGCACTTCCTCCTGACCCCACAGCAACGCGAAGGGAGGTTAAGGATCAACTAGTGAAAGTTCGAATGATGGAAGCTAGAGTAATTGTTCTACATACCTTCTACAAGACAGGTCTCTTGGTTTTTGATGAGGCCCAGAATCTTGGGATGATGGAGACTGGGTATGTTTGGATAGCAACCACTTGGCTATCCACTGTTTTGGATTCAACTTCACCACTTTCTTCAAAAACTGCAAACTCTATCCAAGGAGTCCTGACACTTAGTCCACACACACCTGATTCAGAAAGTAAAAGGTCTTTTATTTCACAGTGGCACAACCTGAGTAATGGTTCTATCGGATTAAACCCTTATGGTCTATATGCCTATGATACCGTTCGGATGCTTGCTCGTGCAATAAAGTTGTTTTTTGATCAGGGAGGTACCATGTCATTCTCCAACATTACAAGTTTAAGTCAAATGAGGGGAGGGGCTCTGAATCTTGGTGCATTAAGCATTTTTGATGGGGGGAAGCAATTGCTTAACAACATATTGCAGACCAATATGACAG AGATACTTTATGCGAGACCACCCAACCGCTCAATTTCAAGCCAGCAATTAGACAGTGTGGTATGGCCTGGGGGAACAACAAAGAAGCCTCGTGGGTGGGTTTTTCCAAACAACGGAAAGCAATTGAGAATAGGAGTTCCAAACCGAGTTAGTTACAGTAACTTTGTTTTGCTGTCATCAGTAAATGGTACTGATAAAGTTCAAGGATATTGCGTGGATGTATTCCTTGCCGCTATAAACTTGCTTCCTTATGCAGTTCCACACATGTTCATTCCGTTTGGAGATGGTCATAAGAATCCAAACTTCAATGAGCTCGTAAATATGGTCGCAACTAAT GCTTTTGACGCAGCTGTTGGTGACATTGCAATTGTCACAAACAGAACAAAGAGTGTGGATTTTACTCAGCCGTATATAGAGTCAGGACTAGTTGTGGTAGCCCCAATCAAAAAGTTTTCAAGAGCTTGGGCATTCTTACGACCATTTACTCCATGGATGTGGGTTGTCACAGCAGCTTTTTTCCTTATTGTTGGAACTGTTGTGTGGATTCTTGAACATAGAATAAATGATGATTTCCGTGGGCCTCCAAAGAAACAGCTAGTCACAATTATGTG GTTTAGCTTCTCTACTATGTTTTTTGCACATA GAGAAAATACAGTGAGTACACTTGGTCGCATTGTGCTTATCATCTGGCTTTTTGTGGTTCTCATAATCAACTCAAGTTATACCGCAAGCCTAACATCAATCCTCACAGCGCAACAGCTTTCCTCTCCCATCACAGGAATTGATGCCTTGGTGACTAGCAATGAACCTATAGGATTCCAAGTAGGATCTTTTGCTGAAAACTATTTGACTGATGAACTCAACATCCCAAAATCTAGACTAGTTGCTCTTGGCTCACCAGAAGAATGTGCCGTTGCCCTCGAGAGAGGAACTGTTGCTGCTGTGGTTGATGAACAGCCATATATGGAGCTCTTCCTATCAGACCACTGCAGATTCTCAGTTCGAGGCCAAGAATTCACCAAAAGCGGGTGGGGATTT gcATTTCCTAGAGACTCTCCATTAGCGGTTGACATGTCTACTGCCATACTCAGTCTATCAGAGAACGGTGAGCTTCAGAGGATCCACAACAAGTGGTTGTCGAGAAAGGCTTGTGCTTCACAGCCAACCGATCCTGTGGCAGATAAGTTTGAACTACAAAGCTTCTTGGGGCTATTTCTCATCTGTGGGATAGCGTTTTTTCTCGCTCTGATAGTCTACTTTTGCTTGATAATGCGCCAGTATGCCCGGCACGTCCCTGAAGAAACTGATCCTAGTTCTAGAGCTGGCAGCTCACGTTCTGCGCGCCTTCAGACATTTTTGTCATTTGCAGACGAGAAGGAAGAAGTGTGGAAGAGTAAGtcaaaaagaaaacgaaaggaTATGTATAATTATGGGAATGGAAATGAAGATGAATTCAGGAATTCTTCTAGGGGAACTGAGGCTTCTTGGGAAAGACGAGAGATGCATGAGATTTGA
- the LOC122309930 gene encoding glutamate receptor 3.2-like isoform X1, translating to MNLVWHVSIFVLCTGAFSAEAFIPDVVKVGAIFTFSTINGKVARVAMKAAEDDVNSDPSILGGRKLSILLHDSNFSGFLGIMGALKYMETDTVAILGPQNAVMAHVLSHIANELHVPLLSFTALDPTLSPLQYPYFIQTAPNDQFQMTAIADMISYFGWGEVVAVFSDDDQSRNGVIALGDKLAERRCKISYKAALPPDPTATRREVKDQLVKVRMMEARVIVLHTFYKTGLLVFDEAQNLGMMETGYVWIATTWLSTVLDSTSPLSSKTANSIQGVLTLSPHTPDSESKRSFISQWHNLSNGSIGLNPYGLYAYDTVRMLARAIKLFFDQGGTMSFSNITSLSQMRGGALNLGALSIFDGGKQLLNNILQTNMTGLTGPIQFNSDRSPFRPAYDILNMIGNGYRQIGYWSNYSGLSVVTPEILYARPPNRSISSQQLDSVVWPGGTTKKPRGWVFPNNGKQLRIGVPNRVSYSNFVLLSSVNGTDKVQGYCVDVFLAAINLLPYAVPHMFIPFGDGHKNPNFNELVNMVATNAFDAAVGDIAIVTNRTKSVDFTQPYIESGLVVVAPIKKFSRAWAFLRPFTPWMWVVTAAFFLIVGTVVWILEHRINDDFRGPPKKQLVTIMWFSFSTMFFAHRENTVSTLGRIVLIIWLFVVLIINSSYTASLTSILTAQQLSSPITGIDALVTSNEPIGFQVGSFAENYLTDELNIPKSRLVALGSPEECAVALERGTVAAVVDEQPYMELFLSDHCRFSVRGQEFTKSGWGFAFPRDSPLAVDMSTAILSLSENGELQRIHNKWLSRKACASQPTDPVADKFELQSFLGLFLICGIAFFLALIVYFCLIMRQYARHVPEETDPSSRAGSSRSARLQTFLSFADEKEEVWKSKSKRKRKDMYNYGNGNEDEFRNSSRGTEASWERREMHEI from the exons ATGAATCTGGTTTGGCATGTGTCAATTTTCGTTCTTTGTACTGGAGCATTCTCAGCGGAGGCTTTCATACCTGATGTTGTAAAAGTTGGAGCTATTTTCACATTTAGCACTATCAATGGGAAAGTAGCGAGGGTTGCCATGAAGGCTGCTGAGGATGATGTAAATTCCGATCCGAGCATTCTTGGTGGACGCAAATTGTCTATACTTCTGCATGATTCCAACTTCAGTGGATTTCTTGGCATCATGGGAG CATTAAAGTACATGGAGACTGATACCGTAGCTATACTGGGTCCACAAAATGCTGTAATGGCTCATGTACTCTCACATATTGCAAATGAACTTCATGTCCCATTATTGTCATTCACGGCACTGGACCCTACCCTCTCGCCCCTGCAATACCCCTACTTCATTCAAACAGCGCCCAATGATCAATTCCAGATGACTGCGATTGCAGATATGATTAGTTACTTTGGTTGGGGAGAGGTTGTTGCAGTTTTTAGTGATGATGATCAGAGCCGAAATGGTGTTATTGCTTTAGGTGATAAACTTGCAGAAAGACGCTGCAAAATTTCTTATAAAGCAGCACTTCCTCCTGACCCCACAGCAACGCGAAGGGAGGTTAAGGATCAACTAGTGAAAGTTCGAATGATGGAAGCTAGAGTAATTGTTCTACATACCTTCTACAAGACAGGTCTCTTGGTTTTTGATGAGGCCCAGAATCTTGGGATGATGGAGACTGGGTATGTTTGGATAGCAACCACTTGGCTATCCACTGTTTTGGATTCAACTTCACCACTTTCTTCAAAAACTGCAAACTCTATCCAAGGAGTCCTGACACTTAGTCCACACACACCTGATTCAGAAAGTAAAAGGTCTTTTATTTCACAGTGGCACAACCTGAGTAATGGTTCTATCGGATTAAACCCTTATGGTCTATATGCCTATGATACCGTTCGGATGCTTGCTCGTGCAATAAAGTTGTTTTTTGATCAGGGAGGTACCATGTCATTCTCCAACATTACAAGTTTAAGTCAAATGAGGGGAGGGGCTCTGAATCTTGGTGCATTAAGCATTTTTGATGGGGGGAAGCAATTGCTTAACAACATATTGCAGACCAATATGACAGGTTTGACAGGACCTATTCAATTCAATTCTGACAGATCTCCTTTTCGTCCTGCATATGATATCCTTAACATGATTGGAAATGGCTATAGGCAGATTGGATACTGGTCTAATTATTCTGGGTTATCTGTTGTGACCCCAGAGATACTTTATGCGAGACCACCCAACCGCTCAATTTCAAGCCAGCAATTAGACAGTGTGGTATGGCCTGGGGGAACAACAAAGAAGCCTCGTGGGTGGGTTTTTCCAAACAACGGAAAGCAATTGAGAATAGGAGTTCCAAACCGAGTTAGTTACAGTAACTTTGTTTTGCTGTCATCAGTAAATGGTACTGATAAAGTTCAAGGATATTGCGTGGATGTATTCCTTGCCGCTATAAACTTGCTTCCTTATGCAGTTCCACACATGTTCATTCCGTTTGGAGATGGTCATAAGAATCCAAACTTCAATGAGCTCGTAAATATGGTCGCAACTAAT GCTTTTGACGCAGCTGTTGGTGACATTGCAATTGTCACAAACAGAACAAAGAGTGTGGATTTTACTCAGCCGTATATAGAGTCAGGACTAGTTGTGGTAGCCCCAATCAAAAAGTTTTCAAGAGCTTGGGCATTCTTACGACCATTTACTCCATGGATGTGGGTTGTCACAGCAGCTTTTTTCCTTATTGTTGGAACTGTTGTGTGGATTCTTGAACATAGAATAAATGATGATTTCCGTGGGCCTCCAAAGAAACAGCTAGTCACAATTATGTG GTTTAGCTTCTCTACTATGTTTTTTGCACATA GAGAAAATACAGTGAGTACACTTGGTCGCATTGTGCTTATCATCTGGCTTTTTGTGGTTCTCATAATCAACTCAAGTTATACCGCAAGCCTAACATCAATCCTCACAGCGCAACAGCTTTCCTCTCCCATCACAGGAATTGATGCCTTGGTGACTAGCAATGAACCTATAGGATTCCAAGTAGGATCTTTTGCTGAAAACTATTTGACTGATGAACTCAACATCCCAAAATCTAGACTAGTTGCTCTTGGCTCACCAGAAGAATGTGCCGTTGCCCTCGAGAGAGGAACTGTTGCTGCTGTGGTTGATGAACAGCCATATATGGAGCTCTTCCTATCAGACCACTGCAGATTCTCAGTTCGAGGCCAAGAATTCACCAAAAGCGGGTGGGGATTT gcATTTCCTAGAGACTCTCCATTAGCGGTTGACATGTCTACTGCCATACTCAGTCTATCAGAGAACGGTGAGCTTCAGAGGATCCACAACAAGTGGTTGTCGAGAAAGGCTTGTGCTTCACAGCCAACCGATCCTGTGGCAGATAAGTTTGAACTACAAAGCTTCTTGGGGCTATTTCTCATCTGTGGGATAGCGTTTTTTCTCGCTCTGATAGTCTACTTTTGCTTGATAATGCGCCAGTATGCCCGGCACGTCCCTGAAGAAACTGATCCTAGTTCTAGAGCTGGCAGCTCACGTTCTGCGCGCCTTCAGACATTTTTGTCATTTGCAGACGAGAAGGAAGAAGTGTGGAAGAGTAAGtcaaaaagaaaacgaaaggaTATGTATAATTATGGGAATGGAAATGAAGATGAATTCAGGAATTCTTCTAGGGGAACTGAGGCTTCTTGGGAAAGACGAGAGATGCATGAGATTTGA
- the LOC122309930 gene encoding glutamate receptor 3.2-like isoform X5: MNLVWHVSIFVLCTGAFSAEAFIPDVVKVGAIFTFSTINGKVARVAMKAAEDDVNSDPSILGGRKLSILLHDSNFSGFLGIMGALKYMETDTVAILGPQNAVMAHVLSHIANELHVPLLSFTALDPTLSPLQYPYFIQTAPNDQFQMTAIADMISYFGWGEVVAVFSDDDQSRNGVIALGDKLAERRCKISYKAALPPDPTATRREVKDQLVKVRMMEARVIVLHTFYKTGLLVFDEAQNLGMMETGYVWIATTWLSTVLDSTSPLSSKTANSIQGVLTLSPHTPDSESKRSFISQWHNLSNGSIGLNPYGLYAYDTVRMLARAIKLFFDQGGTMSFSNITSLSQMRGGALNLGALSIFDGGKQLLNNILQTNMTGLTGPIQFNSDRSPFRPAYDILNMIGNGYRQIGYWSNYSGLSVVTPEILYARPPNRSISSQQLDSVVWPGGTTKKPRGWVFPNNGKQLRIGVPNRVSYSNFVLLSSVNGTDKVQGYCVDVFLAAINLLPYAVPHMFIPFGDGHKNPNFNELVNMVATNAFDAAVGDIAIVTNRTKSVDFTQPYIESGLVVVAPIKKFSRAWAFLRPFTPWMWVVTAAFFLIVGTVVWILEHRINDDFRGPPKKQLVTIMWFSFSTMFFAHIWISSHFQEKIQ; the protein is encoded by the exons ATGAATCTGGTTTGGCATGTGTCAATTTTCGTTCTTTGTACTGGAGCATTCTCAGCGGAGGCTTTCATACCTGATGTTGTAAAAGTTGGAGCTATTTTCACATTTAGCACTATCAATGGGAAAGTAGCGAGGGTTGCCATGAAGGCTGCTGAGGATGATGTAAATTCCGATCCGAGCATTCTTGGTGGACGCAAATTGTCTATACTTCTGCATGATTCCAACTTCAGTGGATTTCTTGGCATCATGGGAG CATTAAAGTACATGGAGACTGATACCGTAGCTATACTGGGTCCACAAAATGCTGTAATGGCTCATGTACTCTCACATATTGCAAATGAACTTCATGTCCCATTATTGTCATTCACGGCACTGGACCCTACCCTCTCGCCCCTGCAATACCCCTACTTCATTCAAACAGCGCCCAATGATCAATTCCAGATGACTGCGATTGCAGATATGATTAGTTACTTTGGTTGGGGAGAGGTTGTTGCAGTTTTTAGTGATGATGATCAGAGCCGAAATGGTGTTATTGCTTTAGGTGATAAACTTGCAGAAAGACGCTGCAAAATTTCTTATAAAGCAGCACTTCCTCCTGACCCCACAGCAACGCGAAGGGAGGTTAAGGATCAACTAGTGAAAGTTCGAATGATGGAAGCTAGAGTAATTGTTCTACATACCTTCTACAAGACAGGTCTCTTGGTTTTTGATGAGGCCCAGAATCTTGGGATGATGGAGACTGGGTATGTTTGGATAGCAACCACTTGGCTATCCACTGTTTTGGATTCAACTTCACCACTTTCTTCAAAAACTGCAAACTCTATCCAAGGAGTCCTGACACTTAGTCCACACACACCTGATTCAGAAAGTAAAAGGTCTTTTATTTCACAGTGGCACAACCTGAGTAATGGTTCTATCGGATTAAACCCTTATGGTCTATATGCCTATGATACCGTTCGGATGCTTGCTCGTGCAATAAAGTTGTTTTTTGATCAGGGAGGTACCATGTCATTCTCCAACATTACAAGTTTAAGTCAAATGAGGGGAGGGGCTCTGAATCTTGGTGCATTAAGCATTTTTGATGGGGGGAAGCAATTGCTTAACAACATATTGCAGACCAATATGACAGGTTTGACAGGACCTATTCAATTCAATTCTGACAGATCTCCTTTTCGTCCTGCATATGATATCCTTAACATGATTGGAAATGGCTATAGGCAGATTGGATACTGGTCTAATTATTCTGGGTTATCTGTTGTGACCCCAGAGATACTTTATGCGAGACCACCCAACCGCTCAATTTCAAGCCAGCAATTAGACAGTGTGGTATGGCCTGGGGGAACAACAAAGAAGCCTCGTGGGTGGGTTTTTCCAAACAACGGAAAGCAATTGAGAATAGGAGTTCCAAACCGAGTTAGTTACAGTAACTTTGTTTTGCTGTCATCAGTAAATGGTACTGATAAAGTTCAAGGATATTGCGTGGATGTATTCCTTGCCGCTATAAACTTGCTTCCTTATGCAGTTCCACACATGTTCATTCCGTTTGGAGATGGTCATAAGAATCCAAACTTCAATGAGCTCGTAAATATGGTCGCAACTAAT GCTTTTGACGCAGCTGTTGGTGACATTGCAATTGTCACAAACAGAACAAAGAGTGTGGATTTTACTCAGCCGTATATAGAGTCAGGACTAGTTGTGGTAGCCCCAATCAAAAAGTTTTCAAGAGCTTGGGCATTCTTACGACCATTTACTCCATGGATGTGGGTTGTCACAGCAGCTTTTTTCCTTATTGTTGGAACTGTTGTGTGGATTCTTGAACATAGAATAAATGATGATTTCCGTGGGCCTCCAAAGAAACAGCTAGTCACAATTATGTG GTTTAGCTTCTCTACTATGTTTTTTGCACATA TCTGGATTTCTTCACATTTTCAGGAGAAAATACAGTGA
- the LOC122309930 gene encoding glutamate receptor 3.2-like isoform X4: MNLVWHVSIFVLCTGAFSAEAFIPDVVKVGAIFTFSTINGKVARVAMKAAEDDVNSDPSILGGRKLSILLHDSNFSGFLGIMGALKYMETDTVAILGPQNAVMAHVLSHIANELHVPLLSFTALDPTLSPLQYPYFIQTAPNDQFQMTAIADMISYFGWGEVVAVFSDDDQSRNGVIALGDKLAERRCKISYKAALPPDPTATRREVKDQLVKVRMMEARVIVLHTFYKTGLLVFDEAQNLGMMETGYVWIATTWLSTVLDSTSPLSSKTANSIQGVLTLSPHTPDSESKRSFISQWHNLSNGSIGLNPYGLYAYDTVRMLARAIKLFFDQGGTMSFSNITSLSQMRGGALNLGALSIFDGGKQLLNNILQTNMTGLTGPIQFNSDRSPFRPAYDILNMIGNGYRQIGYWSNYSGLSVVTPEILYARPPNRSISSQQLDSVVWPGGTTKKPRGWVFPNNGKQLRIGVPNRVSYSNFVLLSSVNGTDKVQGYCVDVFLAAINLLPYAVPHMFIPFGDGHKNPNFNELVNMVATNAFDAAVGDIAIVTNRTKSVDFTQPYIESGLVVVAPIKKFSRAWAFLRPFTPWMWVVTAAFFLIVGTVVWILEHRINDDFRGPPKKQLVTIMWFSFSTMFFAHRENTVSTLGRIVLIIWLFVVLIINSSYTASLTSILTAQQLSSPITGIDALVTSNEPIGFQVGSFAENYLTDELNIPKSRLVALGSPEECAVALERGTVAAVVDEQPYMELFLSDHCRFSVRGQEFTKSGHFLETLH, from the exons ATGAATCTGGTTTGGCATGTGTCAATTTTCGTTCTTTGTACTGGAGCATTCTCAGCGGAGGCTTTCATACCTGATGTTGTAAAAGTTGGAGCTATTTTCACATTTAGCACTATCAATGGGAAAGTAGCGAGGGTTGCCATGAAGGCTGCTGAGGATGATGTAAATTCCGATCCGAGCATTCTTGGTGGACGCAAATTGTCTATACTTCTGCATGATTCCAACTTCAGTGGATTTCTTGGCATCATGGGAG CATTAAAGTACATGGAGACTGATACCGTAGCTATACTGGGTCCACAAAATGCTGTAATGGCTCATGTACTCTCACATATTGCAAATGAACTTCATGTCCCATTATTGTCATTCACGGCACTGGACCCTACCCTCTCGCCCCTGCAATACCCCTACTTCATTCAAACAGCGCCCAATGATCAATTCCAGATGACTGCGATTGCAGATATGATTAGTTACTTTGGTTGGGGAGAGGTTGTTGCAGTTTTTAGTGATGATGATCAGAGCCGAAATGGTGTTATTGCTTTAGGTGATAAACTTGCAGAAAGACGCTGCAAAATTTCTTATAAAGCAGCACTTCCTCCTGACCCCACAGCAACGCGAAGGGAGGTTAAGGATCAACTAGTGAAAGTTCGAATGATGGAAGCTAGAGTAATTGTTCTACATACCTTCTACAAGACAGGTCTCTTGGTTTTTGATGAGGCCCAGAATCTTGGGATGATGGAGACTGGGTATGTTTGGATAGCAACCACTTGGCTATCCACTGTTTTGGATTCAACTTCACCACTTTCTTCAAAAACTGCAAACTCTATCCAAGGAGTCCTGACACTTAGTCCACACACACCTGATTCAGAAAGTAAAAGGTCTTTTATTTCACAGTGGCACAACCTGAGTAATGGTTCTATCGGATTAAACCCTTATGGTCTATATGCCTATGATACCGTTCGGATGCTTGCTCGTGCAATAAAGTTGTTTTTTGATCAGGGAGGTACCATGTCATTCTCCAACATTACAAGTTTAAGTCAAATGAGGGGAGGGGCTCTGAATCTTGGTGCATTAAGCATTTTTGATGGGGGGAAGCAATTGCTTAACAACATATTGCAGACCAATATGACAGGTTTGACAGGACCTATTCAATTCAATTCTGACAGATCTCCTTTTCGTCCTGCATATGATATCCTTAACATGATTGGAAATGGCTATAGGCAGATTGGATACTGGTCTAATTATTCTGGGTTATCTGTTGTGACCCCAGAGATACTTTATGCGAGACCACCCAACCGCTCAATTTCAAGCCAGCAATTAGACAGTGTGGTATGGCCTGGGGGAACAACAAAGAAGCCTCGTGGGTGGGTTTTTCCAAACAACGGAAAGCAATTGAGAATAGGAGTTCCAAACCGAGTTAGTTACAGTAACTTTGTTTTGCTGTCATCAGTAAATGGTACTGATAAAGTTCAAGGATATTGCGTGGATGTATTCCTTGCCGCTATAAACTTGCTTCCTTATGCAGTTCCACACATGTTCATTCCGTTTGGAGATGGTCATAAGAATCCAAACTTCAATGAGCTCGTAAATATGGTCGCAACTAAT GCTTTTGACGCAGCTGTTGGTGACATTGCAATTGTCACAAACAGAACAAAGAGTGTGGATTTTACTCAGCCGTATATAGAGTCAGGACTAGTTGTGGTAGCCCCAATCAAAAAGTTTTCAAGAGCTTGGGCATTCTTACGACCATTTACTCCATGGATGTGGGTTGTCACAGCAGCTTTTTTCCTTATTGTTGGAACTGTTGTGTGGATTCTTGAACATAGAATAAATGATGATTTCCGTGGGCCTCCAAAGAAACAGCTAGTCACAATTATGTG GTTTAGCTTCTCTACTATGTTTTTTGCACATA GAGAAAATACAGTGAGTACACTTGGTCGCATTGTGCTTATCATCTGGCTTTTTGTGGTTCTCATAATCAACTCAAGTTATACCGCAAGCCTAACATCAATCCTCACAGCGCAACAGCTTTCCTCTCCCATCACAGGAATTGATGCCTTGGTGACTAGCAATGAACCTATAGGATTCCAAGTAGGATCTTTTGCTGAAAACTATTTGACTGATGAACTCAACATCCCAAAATCTAGACTAGTTGCTCTTGGCTCACCAGAAGAATGTGCCGTTGCCCTCGAGAGAGGAACTGTTGCTGCTGTGGTTGATGAACAGCCATATATGGAGCTCTTCCTATCAGACCACTGCAGATTCTCAGTTCGAGGCCAAGAATTCACCAAAAGCGG gcATTTCCTAGAGACTCTCCATTAG